One stretch of Brachyhypopomus gauderio isolate BG-103 chromosome 10, BGAUD_0.2, whole genome shotgun sequence DNA includes these proteins:
- the pdzph1 gene encoding uncharacterized protein pdzph1 isoform X1 has product MRRRKRTGRRTKSTCSSKQIISSYSFHVRSPRISMAQKDETAEKGETDSFYKESTFSDKEEKEAEIPCKQSTSTKSSYCHSHGHKSRKKCFTEQVDQDKRLNITHSLTIHHFGQSESKIIVQQSHETAAGQTVNSVIAVTTSKKKGVISDMTLDIREVTDSDDLEIKTILLVQREKGKKAETGFQSEENKMSNKESSARHYSKSQCGGYRQDSKHHENVSYEVSLAELKKDAKDLASTPSSVSSPKEMDCCKTCCKDHFCRHYTSCHAETDFTLVDGSSTRSSLSDFWFPRKQLSLPNSLSNEVWDIPPPLEFADKKSDVLQGLTENLASCHLSDDVFKERGASQHCPTAADDTSWYKKCKCSLDEGKRACEPSCCSQLHDVGTEEHLLYRAPTTNDLPPAGRSSFTNFIQNHEGRIIRHNNSVGIIDTNIKETSFTDGPRKRRRTFPGVTYRLGEEQDSIHSRGESVSSGTLSSFLMQSLASQTDSTARFYADDDLDVFFDGESRKSSSSSSYKPSSWAAVGHDTAVPNIRTNNITKNPIYTTRSSETPKEMCSKNGHEQVESSEVGKAVYGVKGERESSSAEPLEQSEVNESGFDEEMAEVDECGPAGLAGDVHQKNLLIHILPPSPSHSEELVSEGVSIPQTCKGKEVGSSAKEQRDSVIATGKSYDRRVLHSGSVSSSKDLLQRYKSASDTGTCSGMYEPPSVSPTTQQEVREQDPYRKDYQQCCHVLSNSSSDKCTETTKGTANKGGFSEYAGDASAKEMSNYEKASQSQASGSIKVWSHTNKRPDTKSTHQPSKSYLPYLQITPKASPEVKEHLKTPVNRTHSEEIADHWVKKRKLFKKRKHWSSKALELSTTNNITDESDTMNSEDTGSMDVSLRDVEDRGFYTETFHSASWIYRGDETAQCLNHTRPAAVRERTVKINKRMGEYPWGFRLQFSKPVIVTEVDTKCYDVNSASPEVQCIVGVSDSAAEEAGLRVGDHVLAVNGTDVTSVQCSEAADLAQQGPDVLTLTLGSDIGCTPNTPRPACRGYLHKRTQSGLLKGWRKRWFVLKHDCWLYYYRNKRDEGKSRALSAMKLDGAVVQADGSLGKPFVFKCWPVSRNRVYYFCATSSQEMRRWLEAMDRAVHPCAQNHVWVDVTRHNSNLPPLAVKNPECLGLLHLQDRNKDSWVQRYCILKDGCLYFYAGIRSTHAVGGIYLHGYTVKEHTLGFKKSTIELKPPSEEFKVFHLCAENPSENRRWIAAIKTSVGKWLLLHQAIQDYMSCPLEETRM; this is encoded by the exons atgaggaggaggaagaggaccgGCCGCAGGACGAAGAGCACCTGCAGCAGTAAAC AGATCATCTCTTCATACAGCTTTCACGTCAGGAGTCCACGTATCAGTATGGCTCAGAAAGATGAAACTGCTGAAAAGGGAGAGACAGATTCCTTCTACAAAGAAAGCACCTTTTCAGATAAAGAGGAGAAAGAGGCTGAAATTCCTTGCAAGCAGAGTACATCCACAAAAAGCAGTTACTGCCATTCTCATGGACACAAAAGTAGGAAAAAATGTTTTACAGAGCAAGTGGATCAGGACAAGAGACTGAACATCACACATTCATTGACAATTCATCATTTTGGACAGTCTGAGTCCAAAATCATAGTCCAGCAATCTCATGAGACAGCAGCTGGGCAAACGGTCAACAGTGTGATTGCAGTCACAACATCCAAAAAGAAAGGCGTGATCTCTGATATGACACTTGATATCAGAGAAGTCACAGATTCAGATGATTTAGAAATTAAGACCATCCTACTTGTGCAAAGGGAAAAAGGAAAGAAGGCAGAGACCGGATTTCAGAGTGAagaaaataaaatgtcaaaCAAGGAAAGTTCAGCCCGTCATTACTCAAAGAGCCAGTGCGGTGGCTATAGGCAAGACAGCAAACATCATGAAAATGTGAGTTATGAAGTCAGCCTTGCAGAACTGAAGAAGGATGCTAAAGACTTAGCAAGTACTCCAAGCTCAGTGAGCAGCCCAAAAGAGATGGACTGTTGCAAAACCTGTTGTAAAGATCACTTCTGCAGACACTACACTAGCTGTCATGCCGAAACCGATTTCACACTGGTGGATGGGTCTTCCACCCGCTCATCCCTATCTGATTTCTGGTTTCCACGGAAGCAGCTGTCACTACCCAACAGTCTCAGCAATGAGGTGTGGGATATTCCTCCCCCACTTGAGTTTGCTGATAAGAAAAGTGATGTGCTTCAGGGCTTGACAGAGAACTTAGCATCCTGTCACTTAAGTGATGATGTGTTCAAAGAGCGGGGAGCTTCTCAACATTGCCCAACAGCAGCAGATGACACCTCATGGTACAAAAAGTGTAAGTGCTCGTTGGATGAGGGAAAAAGAGCATGTGAGCCATCCTGCTGTAGTCAGCTACATGACGTGGGCACTGAAGAACACTTACTTTACAGAGCACCAACCACCAACGACCTACCTCCAGCAGGTAGGTCGTCCTTCACAAACTTCATCCAAAATCATGAAGGGAGGATAATTAGGCATAACAATAGTGTTGGTATCATAGACACCAATATTAAGGAAACCAGTTTCACAGATGGGCCTAGAAAAAGGCGCAGGACTTTCCCAGGTGTGACATATCGGTTGGGTGAAGAACAAGACAGTATACATTCACGCGGAGAGTCAGTTTCGTCTGGCACTCTTTCCTCATTTCTCATGCAGTCACTGGCCTctcagacagacagcacagcCAGGTTCTACGCAGACGATGACCTAGATGTTTTTTTTGATGGAGAGAGTCGGAAATCCTCCAGTAGCAGCAGCTACAAACCAAGCTCGTGGGCTGCTGTTGGTCATGATACTGCTGTTCCAAACATCAGGACAAATAACATAACGAAAAACCCAATTTATACGACTCGGTCCAGTGAGACTCCTAAGGAGATGTGCTCGAAGAATGGCCATGAACAAGTGGAGTCTTCAGAGGTGGGCAAGGCTGTGTACGGGGTCAAAGGTGAACGGGAGAGCTCATCAGCAGAGCCTCTGGAACAGAGTGAGGTGAATGAAAGTGGCTTTGATGAAGAGATGGCTGAGGTGGATGAGTGTGGTCCAGCAGGCCTTGCTGGCGATGTCCATCAAAAGAATCTGCTCATTCATATTTTACCACCTTCACCTAGCCACTCAGAGGAACTTGTTAGTGAAGGGGTGTCCATACCTCAAACGTGCAAAGGCAAAGAGGTCGGCAGTTCAGCAAAGGAACAGAGGGACTCAGTAATCGCCACTGGAAAGAGCTATGACAGGAGAGTTTTGCACAGCGGTTCAGTGTCATCGAGCAAAGACCTTTTACAGAGGTATAAATCAGCATCAGATACAGGAACTTGCAGTGGAATGTATGAGCCACCTTCTGTGTCTCCAACAACGCAGCAGGAAGTCCGAGAGCAAGATCCATATAGAAAGGATTATCAGCAGTGCTGTCATGTTCTCTCAAATTCTTCTTCAGACAAATGCACAGAGACTACAAAGGGAACAGCAAATAAAGGCGGTTTCTCTGAGTATGCTGGAGATGCTTCAGCAAAGGAAATGAGCAATTATGAAAAAGCAAGCCAGAGCCAAGCCAGTGGATCAATTAAGGTCTGGAGTCATACAAACAAGCGTCCGGATACAAAAAGCACACATCAGCCATCAAAGTCATACTTACCCTACCTTCAAATTACACCAAAAG CCTCACCGGAGGTGAAGGAACATCTGAAGACACCAGTAAACCGCACGCACTCGGAAGAAATCGCAGATCATTGGGTGAAGAAACGCAAGCTATTCAAAAAGCGCAAACACTGGAGCTCTAAGGCACTGGAGCTCTCTACAACAAATAACATCACAGACGAATCAG ACACAATGAATTCAGAGGACACCGGCTCAATGGACGTGTCACTCCGAGATGTTGAAGACCGGGGGTTTTACACCGAGACCTTCCACTCAGCCTCCTGGATTTATCGCGGAGATGAAACTGCCCAGTGCCTTAACCACACCCGACCTGCTGCAG TTCGTGAAAGAACTGTAAAAATCAACAAAAGAATGGGAGAATATCCGTGGGGCTTTAGACTTCAGTTCTCCAAACCAGTTATCGTCACTGAAGTTGACACAA aGTGTTACGACGTTAATTCGGCGTCGCCTGAAGTTCAGTGTATCGTGGGGGTTTCAGATAGCGCCGCAGAGGAGGCGGGGCTACGAGTAGGAGATCACGTGCTGGCTGTCAACGGTACCGACGTCACGAGCGTGCAGTGTTCGGAGGCAGCGGACCTCGCGCAGCAAG GCCCTGATGTGCTGACTCTGACTCTGGGCTCGGACATTGGCTGTACTCCCAATACACCGAGACCTGCCTGCCGAGGATACTTACACAAACGTACTCAGTCTGGCCTGCTGAAAGGCTGGAGGAAGAGGTGGTTTGTGCTCAAGCATGACTGCTGGCTTTACTACTACAGAAACAAAAGA GATGAAGGAAAAAGCCGAGCATTATCAGCCATGAAGCTGGACGGTGCAGTCGTGCAGGCTGACGGCAGTCTGGGGAAGCCCTTCGTCTTCAAATGCTGGCCAGTGTCCAGAAACCGAGTTTACTACTTTTGTGCTACATCAAGCCAGGAAATGAGAAG GTGGCTGGAGGCTATGGATCGGGCCGTGCACCCCTGCGCTCAG AAtcatgtgtgggtggatgtgactCGCCACAACTCCAACCTTCCTCCGCTGGCTGTGAAAAACCCAGAATGTCTGGGTCTGCTCCACCTGCAAGACAGAAACAAGGACTCGTGGGTGCAGCGCTACTGCATCTTAAAAGATGGCTGCCTCTATTTCTACGCCGGGATTCGATCGACCCACGCAGTTG GAGGGATCTATCTGCACGGGTACACAGTAAAGGAGCACACTCTAGGATTCAAGAAGTCCACCATCGAACTAAAACCCCCATCGGAGGAGTTCAAAGTGTTCCACCTCTGTGCTGAAAATCCCAGCGAAAACAGACG GTGGATTGCAGCAATAAAGACATCAGTAGGGAAGTGGTTGCTACTACATCAAGCAATTCAGGATTACATGAGTTGCCCATTAGAGGAGACCAGAATGTGA
- the pdzph1 gene encoding uncharacterized protein pdzph1 isoform X2, with protein MRRRKRTGRRTKSTCSSKQIISSYSFHVRSPRISMAQKDETAEKGETDSFYKESTFSDKEEKEAEIPCKQSTSTKSSYCHSHGHKSRKKCFTEQVDQDKRLNITHSLTIHHFGQSESKIIVQQSHETAAGQTVNSVIAVTTSKKKGVISDMTLDIREVTDSDDLEIKTILLVQREKGKKAETGFQSEENKMSNKESSARHYSKSQCGGYRQDSKHHENVSYEVSLAELKKDAKDLASTPSSVSSPKEMDCCKTCCKDHFCRHYTSCHAETDFTLVDGSSTRSSLSDFWFPRKQLSLPNSLSNEVWDIPPPLEFADKKSDVLQGLTENLASCHLSDDVFKERGASQHCPTAADDTSWYKKCKCSLDEGKRACEPSCCSQLHDVGTEEHLLYRAPTTNDLPPAGRSSFTNFIQNHEGRIIRHNNSVGIIDTNIKETSFTDGPRKRRRTFPGVTYRLGEEQDSIHSRGESVSSGTLSSFLMQSLASQTDSTARFYADDDLDVFFDGESRKSSSSSSYKPSSWAAVGHDTAVPNIRTNNITKNPIYTTRSSETPKEMCSKNGHEQVESSEVGKAVYGVKGERESSSAEPLEQSEVNESGFDEEMAEVDECGPAGLAGDVHQKNLLIHILPPSPSHSEELVSEGVSIPQTCKGKEVGSSAKEQRDSVIATGKSYDRRVLHSGSVSSSKDLLQRYKSASDTGTCSGMYEPPSVSPTTQQEVREQDPYRKDYQQCCHVLSNSSSDKCTETTKGTANKGGFSEYAGDASAKEMSNYEKASQSQASGSIKVWSHTNKRPDTKSTHQPSKSYLPYLQITPKASPEVKEHLKTPVNRTHSEEIADHWVKKRKLFKKRKHWSSKALELSTTNNITDESDTMNSEDTGSMDVSLRDVEDRGFYTETFHSASWIYRGDETAQCLNHTRPAAVRERTVKINKRMGEYPWGFRLQFSKPVIVTEVDTNSAAEEAGLRVGDHVLAVNGTDVTSVQCSEAADLAQQGPDVLTLTLGSDIGCTPNTPRPACRGYLHKRTQSGLLKGWRKRWFVLKHDCWLYYYRNKRDEGKSRALSAMKLDGAVVQADGSLGKPFVFKCWPVSRNRVYYFCATSSQEMRRWLEAMDRAVHPCAQNHVWVDVTRHNSNLPPLAVKNPECLGLLHLQDRNKDSWVQRYCILKDGCLYFYAGIRSTHAVGGIYLHGYTVKEHTLGFKKSTIELKPPSEEFKVFHLCAENPSENRRWIAAIKTSVGKWLLLHQAIQDYMSCPLEETRM; from the exons atgaggaggaggaagaggaccgGCCGCAGGACGAAGAGCACCTGCAGCAGTAAAC AGATCATCTCTTCATACAGCTTTCACGTCAGGAGTCCACGTATCAGTATGGCTCAGAAAGATGAAACTGCTGAAAAGGGAGAGACAGATTCCTTCTACAAAGAAAGCACCTTTTCAGATAAAGAGGAGAAAGAGGCTGAAATTCCTTGCAAGCAGAGTACATCCACAAAAAGCAGTTACTGCCATTCTCATGGACACAAAAGTAGGAAAAAATGTTTTACAGAGCAAGTGGATCAGGACAAGAGACTGAACATCACACATTCATTGACAATTCATCATTTTGGACAGTCTGAGTCCAAAATCATAGTCCAGCAATCTCATGAGACAGCAGCTGGGCAAACGGTCAACAGTGTGATTGCAGTCACAACATCCAAAAAGAAAGGCGTGATCTCTGATATGACACTTGATATCAGAGAAGTCACAGATTCAGATGATTTAGAAATTAAGACCATCCTACTTGTGCAAAGGGAAAAAGGAAAGAAGGCAGAGACCGGATTTCAGAGTGAagaaaataaaatgtcaaaCAAGGAAAGTTCAGCCCGTCATTACTCAAAGAGCCAGTGCGGTGGCTATAGGCAAGACAGCAAACATCATGAAAATGTGAGTTATGAAGTCAGCCTTGCAGAACTGAAGAAGGATGCTAAAGACTTAGCAAGTACTCCAAGCTCAGTGAGCAGCCCAAAAGAGATGGACTGTTGCAAAACCTGTTGTAAAGATCACTTCTGCAGACACTACACTAGCTGTCATGCCGAAACCGATTTCACACTGGTGGATGGGTCTTCCACCCGCTCATCCCTATCTGATTTCTGGTTTCCACGGAAGCAGCTGTCACTACCCAACAGTCTCAGCAATGAGGTGTGGGATATTCCTCCCCCACTTGAGTTTGCTGATAAGAAAAGTGATGTGCTTCAGGGCTTGACAGAGAACTTAGCATCCTGTCACTTAAGTGATGATGTGTTCAAAGAGCGGGGAGCTTCTCAACATTGCCCAACAGCAGCAGATGACACCTCATGGTACAAAAAGTGTAAGTGCTCGTTGGATGAGGGAAAAAGAGCATGTGAGCCATCCTGCTGTAGTCAGCTACATGACGTGGGCACTGAAGAACACTTACTTTACAGAGCACCAACCACCAACGACCTACCTCCAGCAGGTAGGTCGTCCTTCACAAACTTCATCCAAAATCATGAAGGGAGGATAATTAGGCATAACAATAGTGTTGGTATCATAGACACCAATATTAAGGAAACCAGTTTCACAGATGGGCCTAGAAAAAGGCGCAGGACTTTCCCAGGTGTGACATATCGGTTGGGTGAAGAACAAGACAGTATACATTCACGCGGAGAGTCAGTTTCGTCTGGCACTCTTTCCTCATTTCTCATGCAGTCACTGGCCTctcagacagacagcacagcCAGGTTCTACGCAGACGATGACCTAGATGTTTTTTTTGATGGAGAGAGTCGGAAATCCTCCAGTAGCAGCAGCTACAAACCAAGCTCGTGGGCTGCTGTTGGTCATGATACTGCTGTTCCAAACATCAGGACAAATAACATAACGAAAAACCCAATTTATACGACTCGGTCCAGTGAGACTCCTAAGGAGATGTGCTCGAAGAATGGCCATGAACAAGTGGAGTCTTCAGAGGTGGGCAAGGCTGTGTACGGGGTCAAAGGTGAACGGGAGAGCTCATCAGCAGAGCCTCTGGAACAGAGTGAGGTGAATGAAAGTGGCTTTGATGAAGAGATGGCTGAGGTGGATGAGTGTGGTCCAGCAGGCCTTGCTGGCGATGTCCATCAAAAGAATCTGCTCATTCATATTTTACCACCTTCACCTAGCCACTCAGAGGAACTTGTTAGTGAAGGGGTGTCCATACCTCAAACGTGCAAAGGCAAAGAGGTCGGCAGTTCAGCAAAGGAACAGAGGGACTCAGTAATCGCCACTGGAAAGAGCTATGACAGGAGAGTTTTGCACAGCGGTTCAGTGTCATCGAGCAAAGACCTTTTACAGAGGTATAAATCAGCATCAGATACAGGAACTTGCAGTGGAATGTATGAGCCACCTTCTGTGTCTCCAACAACGCAGCAGGAAGTCCGAGAGCAAGATCCATATAGAAAGGATTATCAGCAGTGCTGTCATGTTCTCTCAAATTCTTCTTCAGACAAATGCACAGAGACTACAAAGGGAACAGCAAATAAAGGCGGTTTCTCTGAGTATGCTGGAGATGCTTCAGCAAAGGAAATGAGCAATTATGAAAAAGCAAGCCAGAGCCAAGCCAGTGGATCAATTAAGGTCTGGAGTCATACAAACAAGCGTCCGGATACAAAAAGCACACATCAGCCATCAAAGTCATACTTACCCTACCTTCAAATTACACCAAAAG CCTCACCGGAGGTGAAGGAACATCTGAAGACACCAGTAAACCGCACGCACTCGGAAGAAATCGCAGATCATTGGGTGAAGAAACGCAAGCTATTCAAAAAGCGCAAACACTGGAGCTCTAAGGCACTGGAGCTCTCTACAACAAATAACATCACAGACGAATCAG ACACAATGAATTCAGAGGACACCGGCTCAATGGACGTGTCACTCCGAGATGTTGAAGACCGGGGGTTTTACACCGAGACCTTCCACTCAGCCTCCTGGATTTATCGCGGAGATGAAACTGCCCAGTGCCTTAACCACACCCGACCTGCTGCAG TTCGTGAAAGAACTGTAAAAATCAACAAAAGAATGGGAGAATATCCGTGGGGCTTTAGACTTCAGTTCTCCAAACCAGTTATCGTCACTGAAGTTGACACAA ATAGCGCCGCAGAGGAGGCGGGGCTACGAGTAGGAGATCACGTGCTGGCTGTCAACGGTACCGACGTCACGAGCGTGCAGTGTTCGGAGGCAGCGGACCTCGCGCAGCAAG GCCCTGATGTGCTGACTCTGACTCTGGGCTCGGACATTGGCTGTACTCCCAATACACCGAGACCTGCCTGCCGAGGATACTTACACAAACGTACTCAGTCTGGCCTGCTGAAAGGCTGGAGGAAGAGGTGGTTTGTGCTCAAGCATGACTGCTGGCTTTACTACTACAGAAACAAAAGA GATGAAGGAAAAAGCCGAGCATTATCAGCCATGAAGCTGGACGGTGCAGTCGTGCAGGCTGACGGCAGTCTGGGGAAGCCCTTCGTCTTCAAATGCTGGCCAGTGTCCAGAAACCGAGTTTACTACTTTTGTGCTACATCAAGCCAGGAAATGAGAAG GTGGCTGGAGGCTATGGATCGGGCCGTGCACCCCTGCGCTCAG AAtcatgtgtgggtggatgtgactCGCCACAACTCCAACCTTCCTCCGCTGGCTGTGAAAAACCCAGAATGTCTGGGTCTGCTCCACCTGCAAGACAGAAACAAGGACTCGTGGGTGCAGCGCTACTGCATCTTAAAAGATGGCTGCCTCTATTTCTACGCCGGGATTCGATCGACCCACGCAGTTG GAGGGATCTATCTGCACGGGTACACAGTAAAGGAGCACACTCTAGGATTCAAGAAGTCCACCATCGAACTAAAACCCCCATCGGAGGAGTTCAAAGTGTTCCACCTCTGTGCTGAAAATCCCAGCGAAAACAGACG GTGGATTGCAGCAATAAAGACATCAGTAGGGAAGTGGTTGCTACTACATCAAGCAATTCAGGATTACATGAGTTGCCCATTAGAGGAGACCAGAATGTGA